Proteins encoded by one window of Cannabis sativa cultivar Pink pepper isolate KNU-18-1 chromosome 4, ASM2916894v1, whole genome shotgun sequence:
- the LOC115706211 gene encoding GEM-like protein 5 yields MSATTEPHKSSSPPQPQPKQEAESEPHNPIITPPSSTDDSKKWGTHVMGAPASPGVHPDNQKAALWSAGDHQQVYHQPYVQYDPIEKPTNNPFEPVIHLFNTWSTKAETIARNIWHNLKTGPSVSEAAWGKVNLTAKAITEGGFESLFKQIFGTEPNEKLKKTFACYLSTSTGPVAGTLYLSTARLAFCSDRPLFFNAPSGQEAWSYYKVVIPLGNIGNVNPVTMKESPPEKYIQIVTSDGHDFWFMGFVSFEKASHHILSSVSDFRPENYAARQPVASS; encoded by the exons ATGTCAGCAACAACAGAACCCCACAAATCATCGTCACCTCCACAACCACAACCAAAACAAGAAGCTGAGTCTGAGCCTCACAATCCCATCATCACTCCTCCTTCTTCAACCGATGACTCAAAGAAATGGGGAACCCACGTGATGGGAGCACCAGCCTCCCCCGGTGTACACCCAGATAATCAAAAGGCTGCCTTGTGGAGCGCCGGCGACCATCAACAGGTCTACCATCAACCGTATGTGCAGTATGATCCGATCGAAAAGCCCACCAACAACCCCTTTGAACCAGTAATACACCTCTTCAATACTTGGAGCACTAAGGCCGAGACAATTGCCCGAAACATTTGGCACAACC TGAAGACAGGGCCATCAGTGTCGGAAGCTGCGTGGGGGAAAGTGAATCTTACGGCGAAAGCGATCACAGAAGGGGGATTTGAGTCACTGTTCAAACAGATATTCGGAACTGAGCCGAACGAGAAGCTTAAGAAGACTTTTGCTTGTTACCTTTCGACATCGACGGGGCCTGTTGCTGGTACACTTTATCTATCCACAGCTCGTTTGGCTTTCTGTAGTGATAGGCCTCTGTTTTTCAATGCTCCCTCTGGACAAGAAGCTTGGAGCTATTACAAG GTTGTGATACCATTGGGGAACATAGGGAATGTGAACCCAGTAACGATGAAGGAAAGTCCGCCAGAGAAATATATTCAGATTGTTACCTCAGATGGGCATGATTTCTGGTTCATGGGATTTGTTAGTTTCGAAAAGGCATCACATCACATTTTGAGCAGCGTTTCAGATTTCAGACCTGAAAATTATGCAGCAAGGCAACCTGTTGCTTCTTCTTGA